The Actinomyces wuliandei genome contains the following window.
ACCCCCGGATCAAGCAGATCATCGTGGCGCTCTACAAGATCCTCCAACGTGGCGACATCCGCCTGGTCGGCAACGTGGAGGTCGGCAGGGACGTCTCCGTGGCCGAGCTCCACGAGCACTACGACGCCCTGGTCTTCTCCACCGGGGCCGATACCGACGCCCCCCTGGACATCCCGGGTGCGCAGGCTCCCGAGTGCCACGGGGGCGCGGACTTCGTCTCCTGGTACGACGGGCACCCTGACCACCCCCGGACCTGGGACCTCAGTGCCAGGGAGGTCGCGGTCATCGGGGTGGGTAACGTCGCCCTGGACATCTCCCGGGTGCTGGCCAAGCACCCGGCAGACCTCATGACCACCGAGATCCCTGCGAACGTGGCTGAGGTCCTCAGGAAGGCACCGACCACGGACGTCCACGTCTTTGGGCGCCGTGGCCCGGCTCAGGTCAAGTTCACCCCCCTGGAGCTGAGGGAGCTGGGTAAGCAGCCCGGCGTCGATGTCCTCGTCGATGAGGAGGACTTCGAGTACGACGAGGCCTCCCGGGCCGCCCTGGCCGCCTCCAACCAGCAGCGGCAGGTGGTCAAGGCGCTGGAGGGCTATGCGATGCAGGAGCCTGAGGACCTCACCGCTCCCCACCGGATCCACATCCACCTCTTCCAGGCGCCCACCGAGGTCCTCACCGACGACGCCGGGCACGTGACCGGGCTGCGTACCGAGCGCACCCGCCTGGCCGGGGACGGCAGTGTCGTGGGAACCGGTGAGCTCCGTGACTGGCCGGTCCAGGCGGTGTACCGGGCCGTAGGCTACGCGGGCTCCCCGGTGGAGGGGCTGCCTTTCGACCACGAGCGCCATGTGCTGCCCAACGAGGGCGGGCGTGTCATCGGGGAGGACGGCCGGCCGATGACCGGCGTCTACGCCACCGGGTGGATCCGTCGTGGGCCTGTGGGCCTTATCGGCTCCACCAAGTCTGACGCCCAGGAGACTGTCGCCAACCTGGTGGCTGACGCCCGGGCCGGGCTTCTCCAC
Protein-coding sequences here:
- a CDS encoding FAD-dependent oxidoreductase, which translates into the protein MTPRPLSVAVIGAGPAGIYASDILAKSGLDVSIDLFERLPAPYGLVRYGVAPDHPRIKQIIVALYKILQRGDIRLVGNVEVGRDVSVAELHEHYDALVFSTGADTDAPLDIPGAQAPECHGGADFVSWYDGHPDHPRTWDLSAREVAVIGVGNVALDISRVLAKHPADLMTTEIPANVAEVLRKAPTTDVHVFGRRGPAQVKFTPLELRELGKQPGVDVLVDEEDFEYDEASRAALAASNQQRQVVKALEGYAMQEPEDLTAPHRIHIHLFQAPTEVLTDDAGHVTGLRTERTRLAGDGSVVGTGELRDWPVQAVYRAVGYAGSPVEGLPFDHERHVLPNEGGRVIGEDGRPMTGVYATGWIRRGPVGLIGSTKSDAQETVANLVADARAGLLHATAQEDSQVGHAALIALLEERGVPYTTWEGWELLDAYERELGSAWGEVEGGRGLRERVKVVSRDAMTAVSRSTEVPDDLIGQPEADRVPERVAHRLRDAVESVS